The proteins below come from a single Chryseobacterium sp. MA9 genomic window:
- a CDS encoding FdtA/QdtA family cupin domain-containing protein, giving the protein MTGPHIINLNKIGSPELGYITISEAQKDVPFDIKRVYWTYYTPQDVSRGGHAHKNLQQLIVAVAGTITFNTEDKDGKKEVFVLDSPNTGLYIPKLVWRDIKFSHSAVLLCLASELYDEDDYFRNYQDFKDYPNEI; this is encoded by the coding sequence ATGACAGGCCCTCACATAATAAATTTAAACAAAATAGGTTCTCCCGAACTTGGATATATCACTATTTCTGAAGCACAGAAAGATGTACCTTTTGATATTAAAAGAGTATATTGGACTTATTATACCCCACAGGATGTAAGCCGTGGAGGACACGCCCATAAAAACCTTCAACAACTAATTGTTGCCGTAGCAGGAACAATTACGTTCAATACAGAAGATAAAGATGGGAAAAAAGAAGTTTTCGTATTAGACAGTCCCAATACAGGTTTATATATTCCTAAATTAGTATGGAGAGATATAAAGTTCAGTCATAGCGCAGTATTATTATGTTTGGCATCCGAACTTTATGATGAGGATGACTATTTTAGAAATTATCAAGACTTTAAAGATTACCCAAAT
- a CDS encoding ABC transporter ATP-binding protein, with product MLALKAENISKQYRLGQVGTGTLSHDLNRFWHKVRGKEDPYLKIGEANDRTTKGDSEYVWSLRNIDFEIEKGDAVGIIGRNGAGKSTLLKVLSKVTKPTTGRIYTNGRIASLLEVGTGFHPEMTGRENVFLNGAILGMTRKEIKRKFDEIVDFSGVERYIDTPVKRYSSGMYVRLAFAVAAHLESEILIVDEVLAVGDAEFQKKCLGKMNDVTRGEGRTILFVSHNMTAVKELCTKGILLNQGQIDYQGDILSTIIEYQKSSARESSYIYNGNLDEAIGNENIRVKEFSVSPINGDLLDIDSGVHVKLVFHNYCPDITLDTTFELKNYDELVIFHVGKFVSAKGDAKVGEYTVEFDIPTGLLNAGNYYFRLYFGKDQKTLLYGIDNFIGFEVENVKVGNIMYVYPGVTRPQFEYKVQTP from the coding sequence ATGCTGGCTTTAAAAGCAGAAAATATATCTAAACAATACCGCCTGGGACAAGTCGGGACAGGAACTCTTTCTCATGACCTTAACAGATTCTGGCATAAAGTAAGAGGAAAAGAAGATCCTTATCTTAAAATTGGAGAAGCAAACGATAGAACTACAAAAGGAGATTCAGAATATGTATGGTCTCTTCGCAATATTGATTTTGAAATCGAAAAAGGAGATGCTGTAGGAATTATTGGTAGAAACGGTGCAGGAAAATCTACATTATTAAAAGTTTTAAGTAAAGTCACAAAACCTACAACAGGGCGGATTTATACCAACGGAAGAATTGCCTCTCTATTGGAAGTAGGAACAGGATTCCACCCTGAAATGACGGGAAGGGAAAATGTCTTTCTTAATGGAGCCATCCTGGGAATGACAAGAAAGGAGATCAAGAGAAAATTTGATGAAATTGTAGATTTCTCAGGGGTTGAAAGATATATTGATACTCCTGTTAAAAGATATTCTTCGGGAATGTACGTTCGTCTTGCGTTTGCTGTAGCAGCGCACTTAGAATCTGAAATTCTTATTGTAGATGAAGTTCTGGCAGTTGGAGATGCTGAATTTCAGAAAAAATGCCTTGGAAAAATGAATGATGTAACAAGAGGAGAAGGCAGAACAATTCTTTTTGTGAGTCATAATATGACGGCCGTTAAAGAATTATGTACAAAAGGAATTCTTTTAAACCAAGGGCAAATTGATTATCAAGGTGATATTCTTAGCACAATTATAGAATATCAAAAAAGCAGCGCAAGAGAAAGCTCTTATATTTATAACGGAAATCTTGATGAAGCTATAGGCAATGAAAATATCAGGGTAAAAGAATTTTCAGTATCTCCTATAAACGGGGACTTGTTAGATATTGATTCCGGAGTGCATGTAAAACTTGTCTTTCATAATTACTGTCCTGACATTACACTTGATACAACCTTTGAATTGAAAAACTATGATGAGTTAGTCATTTTTCATGTTGGAAAATTTGTTTCAGCAAAAGGAGATGCAAAAGTAGGTGAATATACTGTAGAATTTGATATTCCGACAGGGCTTCTAAATGCAGGAAATTATTATTTTAGACTTTATTTTGGAAAAGATCAGAAAACGCTTCTATATGGAATTGATAATTTTATTGGATTTGAAGTAGAAAATGTAAAAGTAGGAAACATCATGTATGTTTACCCTGGAGTAACCAGACCTCAATTTGAATATAAAGTACAAACACCATAA
- a CDS encoding ABC transporter permease: MNEPQQKWTETIDANHSLFDLKLKEVWKYKDLVYMFVKRDFISSFKQTILGPIWFFINPILTTIVYLVIFGRIAKLPTDGAPPLLFYLAGVTLWNYFSSSLLATSSTFTGNAGIFGKVYFPRLVTPLSIVISNLMRFGVQFVLFILAWAYYYNKGEAHPNIWILATPFLIFLMALFALGVGMIFSALTTKYKDLAMLLGFGVSLYMYATPVIYPVSSLPGFFKKLAYYNPLTGIFECFKYAWIGVGDFSPAMLGISTGIILILLMIGIVVFNKVEKTFMDTV; the protein is encoded by the coding sequence ATGAATGAACCACAACAGAAGTGGACTGAGACGATTGATGCAAATCATTCGTTGTTTGACTTGAAGCTAAAAGAAGTCTGGAAATACAAAGATCTTGTTTATATGTTTGTAAAAAGAGATTTTATATCCAGTTTTAAGCAGACTATTTTAGGACCTATATGGTTTTTTATTAATCCCATTCTAACAACTATAGTATATCTGGTTATTTTTGGAAGAATTGCCAAGCTCCCAACAGATGGGGCTCCACCTCTTCTTTTTTATCTGGCTGGCGTTACTCTTTGGAATTATTTTTCTTCCTCTTTACTGGCTACATCCTCTACTTTTACAGGAAATGCCGGAATTTTCGGAAAAGTGTATTTTCCAAGACTGGTTACCCCGCTTTCTATTGTCATTTCTAACCTTATGCGATTTGGAGTACAGTTTGTTCTATTCATCCTTGCATGGGCTTATTATTACAATAAAGGAGAAGCCCATCCTAACATCTGGATTTTGGCAACTCCATTTCTTATATTCCTGATGGCACTTTTTGCATTAGGAGTTGGAATGATATTTTCTGCCCTTACTACGAAATATAAAGATTTGGCAATGCTACTGGGTTTTGGGGTAAGCTTATATATGTATGCAACTCCAGTAATATATCCTGTCTCATCATTACCGGGATTTTTTAAAAAATTAGCTTACTACAATCCTTTGACAGGTATTTTTGAATGTTTTAAATATGCATGGATTGGTGTGGGAGATTTCTCCCCTGCTATGCTTGGGATCAGTACTGGTATTATTCTTATCCTTTTAATGATAGGAATTGTTGTATTCAATAAGGTTGAAAAAACTTTTATGGATACCGTGTAA
- the rfbA gene encoding glucose-1-phosphate thymidylyltransferase RfbA produces MKGIILAGGSGTRLYPLTIAVSKQLMPVYDKPMIYYPLSTLLLAGIKDILIITTPHDQEGFIKLLGDGSQIGCNIEYVVQPSPDGLAQAFILGDQFIGNDSAALVLGDNIFYGSEMGTLLKNKTNPNGGVVFAYHVADPERYGVVEFDKDLKAVSIEEKPLNPKSNYAVPGLYFYDNDVVEIAKNIKPSARGELEITDINNVYLKNEKLEVAVLDRGTAWLDTGTFDSLHDASEFVSVIEKRQGFKIGCIEEIAFRNKFINEEKLLETAVKYGKSGYGEYLKQLIGK; encoded by the coding sequence ATGAAAGGAATAATATTAGCCGGAGGATCCGGAACAAGACTTTACCCTCTAACGATTGCCGTGAGCAAGCAGCTGATGCCTGTTTATGACAAACCCATGATTTATTATCCGCTTTCCACACTTCTTTTAGCAGGAATCAAGGATATTCTGATCATCACCACACCACACGACCAGGAAGGTTTTATCAAGCTTTTGGGTGATGGTTCTCAAATTGGCTGTAATATAGAATACGTTGTACAGCCAAGCCCTGATGGTTTAGCACAGGCATTTATTTTAGGGGACCAATTTATCGGCAATGACTCTGCTGCACTGGTACTGGGCGATAATATTTTCTATGGCTCCGAAATGGGAACTTTACTGAAAAATAAAACCAATCCCAATGGAGGAGTTGTTTTTGCCTATCACGTTGCTGACCCGGAAAGATATGGTGTGGTAGAATTTGACAAAGACTTAAAGGCAGTTTCTATTGAAGAAAAACCTCTAAATCCTAAGTCAAATTATGCAGTACCTGGTCTTTACTTTTATGATAACGATGTGGTAGAAATTGCTAAAAACATCAAGCCTTCTGCAAGAGGTGAACTGGAGATCACCGATATCAACAACGTCTATTTAAAAAACGAGAAACTTGAGGTTGCTGTTCTCGACAGAGGTACTGCATGGCTGGACACCGGAACTTTTGACTCTCTTCATGACGCTTCAGAATTTGTAAGTGTTATAGAAAAAAGACAAGGATTTAAAATCGGCTGTATTGAAGAAATCGCGTTCAGGAACAAATTCATCAATGAAGAAAAACTGCTTGAAACCGCAGTAAAATACGGCAAAAGCGGCTATGGCGAATACCTGAAACAACTTATCGGCAAATAA
- the rfbB gene encoding dTDP-glucose 4,6-dehydratase, whose protein sequence is MKNIIITGGAGFIGSHVVREFVKNNPNTTIINLDALTYAGNLENLKDIENEPNYVFEKADITNPEELRRVFEKYNPDAVVHLAAESHVDRSITDPMAFINTNVNGTANLLNLCKEFWTLNPDHTHGRFPDEKRTNLFYHISTDEVYGSLGETGFFLETTAYDPQSPYSASKAASDHLVRAYGNTYGMPFIVSNCSNNYGPNHFPEKLIPLCISNIINERPLPIYGDGKYTRDWLFVIDHAKAIHQIFKEAKTGETYNIGGFNEWQNIDLVKELIKQMDAKLEKPAGYSEKLITFVKDRPGHDKRYAIDATKLNKDLGWKPSVTFEEGLGKTIDWYLENKEWLDNVTSGNYQDYYNKQYS, encoded by the coding sequence ATGAAAAACATTATCATTACAGGAGGCGCCGGCTTCATCGGCTCCCATGTTGTAAGAGAATTTGTGAAAAACAATCCGAATACCACGATCATCAACCTTGATGCTCTTACCTACGCCGGAAATCTTGAAAACTTAAAGGACATTGAAAATGAACCTAATTATGTTTTCGAAAAAGCAGATATCACAAACCCGGAAGAACTTAGAAGAGTTTTTGAAAAATACAATCCGGATGCTGTTGTACATTTAGCCGCAGAAAGTCATGTAGACAGAAGTATTACTGATCCTATGGCCTTTATTAACACCAATGTAAACGGAACCGCTAATCTTCTGAATCTTTGTAAAGAGTTCTGGACATTAAACCCGGATCACACTCATGGGAGATTTCCAGATGAAAAAAGAACCAACCTCTTTTACCATATTTCCACTGACGAAGTATATGGAAGTCTGGGTGAAACAGGATTCTTTTTAGAAACAACTGCATACGACCCACAATCTCCATATTCTGCTTCAAAAGCAGCTTCCGATCATTTGGTAAGAGCTTACGGAAATACATACGGAATGCCGTTCATCGTTTCCAATTGTTCAAATAATTACGGCCCGAATCATTTCCCTGAAAAATTGATTCCTCTTTGTATTTCAAATATTATCAACGAAAGACCTCTTCCTATTTATGGTGATGGGAAATATACCAGAGACTGGTTATTTGTAATTGACCACGCCAAAGCAATTCATCAAATCTTTAAGGAAGCAAAAACTGGTGAGACTTATAATATCGGAGGATTCAATGAGTGGCAGAATATTGATCTTGTAAAAGAACTGATCAAGCAAATGGATGCTAAACTGGAAAAACCAGCAGGCTATTCTGAAAAACTGATTACGTTTGTAAAAGACAGACCAGGCCATGACAAACGTTACGCTATTGACGCAACAAAGCTAAATAAAGATTTAGGCTGGAAACCCTCAGTAACCTTTGAAGAAGGACTGGGAAAAACAATTGACTGGTATCTGGAAAACAAAGAATGGCTTGACAATGTAACTTCAGGAAATTATCAGGATTACTATAACAAACAATACAGCTAA
- a CDS encoding UDP-glucose/GDP-mannose dehydrogenase family protein has product MNITIVGTGYVGLVTGTTLAELGNSVYCVDIDEKKVEGLKNGIVPIYEPNLEEMFLRNIQSERLFFTTDLKEALDKSEVIYLALPTPPGEDGSADLSYVLQVANNIGEMMTEYKVVVNKSTVPVGTADRVRETISSKTSLPFDVVSNPEFLREGFAVEDSMNPSRVVVGASSERAKDIMSKIYQPFTNTGIPIIFMDEKSSELTKYAANSFLAVKITFMNEIANYCEKVGADVDKVRLGMGSDDRIGHRFLFPGIGYGGSCFPKDVKALIKSGKQEDFNFQILEATENVNTTQKVILVSEIEKYFGGNIEGKKIAMWGLAFKANTDDIREASSLDNIALLLEKGANIIAYDAVAESNVQKLLGSKIQYAKGMYDALEDVDALFIATEWPEFKNPNFELMAKKMKNKVIFDGRNMYPLEIPEQNGFHYKSIGRKTISK; this is encoded by the coding sequence TTGAATATAACGATTGTAGGAACAGGTTATGTAGGACTAGTTACAGGAACTACTCTGGCAGAACTTGGCAATTCAGTATACTGTGTTGATATTGATGAAAAAAAAGTAGAAGGTTTGAAAAACGGCATTGTTCCCATCTATGAGCCGAACCTTGAAGAGATGTTTTTAAGAAACATTCAGTCTGAAAGATTATTTTTCACTACCGATCTTAAAGAAGCCTTAGACAAAAGCGAAGTAATATATCTGGCATTACCAACTCCTCCGGGAGAAGACGGCTCTGCAGATTTATCTTATGTACTTCAGGTAGCCAACAACATTGGCGAGATGATGACAGAATACAAAGTTGTCGTCAATAAAAGTACGGTTCCTGTAGGAACTGCGGACAGGGTAAGAGAAACAATCTCTTCCAAAACAAGCCTCCCTTTTGATGTAGTTTCAAATCCTGAATTTTTAAGAGAAGGTTTTGCCGTTGAAGACTCTATGAATCCCTCAAGAGTAGTGGTAGGTGCCAGCTCAGAAAGAGCAAAAGACATCATGTCTAAAATTTACCAGCCTTTTACCAATACGGGAATTCCAATCATCTTTATGGATGAGAAATCATCGGAGCTTACAAAATATGCTGCGAACTCATTTTTAGCTGTAAAGATTACCTTTATGAACGAAATTGCAAACTACTGCGAAAAAGTAGGCGCAGATGTAGATAAGGTAAGATTAGGAATGGGTAGTGATGACAGAATCGGGCATAGATTCTTATTCCCGGGAATCGGATATGGAGGAAGCTGTTTTCCTAAAGATGTAAAAGCTCTTATAAAATCCGGAAAACAGGAAGATTTTAATTTTCAGATTCTTGAAGCTACTGAAAATGTAAATACCACACAAAAAGTAATTTTAGTGTCTGAAATTGAGAAATATTTTGGTGGCAATATAGAAGGAAAGAAAATTGCAATGTGGGGACTTGCCTTCAAAGCAAATACAGATGATATCAGAGAGGCTTCATCTTTAGACAATATTGCTCTTTTACTGGAGAAAGGGGCAAACATTATAGCATATGATGCTGTTGCAGAAAGCAATGTTCAGAAACTCCTGGGCAGCAAAATACAATATGCCAAAGGGATGTATGATGCACTGGAAGACGTTGATGCATTATTTATTGCTACAGAATGGCCAGAGTTTAAAAATCCTAATTTTGAGCTTATGGCTAAAAAAATGAAAAACAAAGTCATTTTTGACGGCAGAAATATGTACCCATTGGAAATCCCTGAACAAAACGGATTTCATTATAAAAGTATAGGAAGAAAGACCATCTCAAAATAA
- the rimP gene encoding ribosome assembly cofactor RimP — MEFRKRIDELLNEFLETRKDLFLIDLKISAGDDITVILDGDNGVSLQDCLDASRAIEFNMDREEHDFSLQVMSAGLSEPLSTPRQFGKNIGREIEVMLEDSSKIEGELSKVDDEKITLTLRYRKPKDIGKGKVDVEEEKEISYSEIKKALVVIKF; from the coding sequence ATGGAGTTTAGAAAAAGAATTGACGAATTGTTAAATGAATTCCTTGAGACCAGAAAAGATCTGTTTCTTATTGATCTTAAAATTTCTGCAGGGGATGATATTACAGTAATTTTAGATGGTGATAACGGAGTTTCACTGCAGGATTGCCTTGATGCAAGCCGTGCAATAGAATTCAATATGGATCGTGAAGAGCATGACTTCAGCCTTCAGGTGATGTCTGCCGGATTGAGCGAGCCATTATCCACACCAAGACAGTTCGGTAAAAACATTGGAAGAGAGATTGAGGTGATGTTGGAGGATTCTTCTAAAATAGAAGGAGAATTGTCAAAAGTAGATGATGAAAAGATCACACTTACTTTGCGTTACCGTAAGCCGAAAGATATCGGAAAAGGAAAAGTAGATGTAGAAGAGGAGAAAGAGATTTCTTACTCCGAAATCAAGAAAGCATTAGTAGTAATTAAATTTTAA
- the nusA gene encoding transcription termination factor NusA, with the protein MDNIALIESFGDFKDEKGISKIDLMAIIEDSLKTLLRKRFDSDDHFDVIVNPDKGDFQIFLNKTIVEDEMSEDDDLEIEISEAKKIDPTFEVGEDFTMEIPVAQLGRRNILTLKQILATKLQEHNNAMLYEQFRDKIGEIVVGEIHHIRHKHVILLDDEGNEFILPKENQIPSDFFKKGENIRAIVETVDFKGSKPQIIISRTAPKFLEKLLELEIPEIQDGTIMLKKVVRIPGEKAKIAVDAYDDRIDPVGACVGVKGSRIHGVVRELRNENIDVIQWSKNPEILVKRALGNVTVNKIDINEDQNYALVYTPVEEISKVIGKQGQNIRLASWLSGYEIDVYRESSEDDDVELREFNDDIEQWILDEFKKVGLTTAKSVLDKETESLLNMVDLEEETIEEVKRILREEFED; encoded by the coding sequence ATGGATAATATAGCGTTGATTGAATCCTTTGGTGATTTTAAAGACGAAAAGGGGATCAGTAAAATTGATCTTATGGCAATTATTGAAGATTCACTGAAGACTCTTTTGAGAAAAAGATTTGATTCAGATGATCATTTTGATGTGATTGTAAACCCGGATAAAGGAGATTTTCAGATATTTTTAAATAAAACAATTGTAGAAGACGAAATGTCTGAAGATGATGATTTGGAAATTGAAATTTCTGAAGCAAAGAAGATTGACCCTACCTTCGAAGTAGGTGAGGACTTTACAATGGAAATTCCTGTTGCACAGTTGGGAAGAAGAAATATTCTTACCCTTAAGCAGATTCTGGCTACAAAACTTCAGGAGCACAATAATGCAATGCTGTACGAGCAGTTTAGAGATAAAATTGGGGAAATTGTTGTTGGTGAAATCCACCATATCCGTCACAAGCATGTGATTCTGTTGGATGATGAAGGAAATGAATTTATTTTACCAAAAGAAAACCAGATCCCATCCGATTTCTTTAAAAAGGGTGAGAATATCAGAGCTATTGTTGAAACAGTAGACTTTAAAGGTTCTAAACCGCAGATTATTATTTCCAGAACTGCACCTAAATTCCTTGAGAAATTATTAGAGCTGGAAATTCCTGAGATCCAGGACGGAACAATTATGCTTAAAAAAGTAGTAAGAATTCCTGGTGAAAAGGCGAAGATTGCAGTGGATGCTTATGATGACAGAATTGATCCGGTAGGTGCCTGTGTAGGTGTTAAGGGATCCAGAATTCATGGGGTTGTAAGAGAGTTGAGAAATGAGAACATCGATGTTATTCAGTGGTCTAAAAACCCTGAGATTTTGGTGAAGAGAGCTTTAGGAAACGTTACTGTCAATAAAATTGACATCAATGAGGATCAAAACTATGCATTAGTATATACTCCTGTTGAAGAGATTTCTAAAGTAATTGGAAAACAAGGACAGAATATTAGACTGGCTTCTTGGTTGTCAGGATATGAAATTGATGTATACAGAGAGTCCAGCGAGGATGACGATGTTGAATTGAGAGAATTTAATGACGATATCGAGCAGTGGATTTTGGATGAGTTTAAGAAAGTAGGACTTACAACTGCAAAATCAGTATTGGATAAAGAAACTGAAAGTCTTTTAAATATGGTAGACCTTGAAGAAGAAACAATCGAAGAGGTAAAACGTATTTTGAGAGAAGAATTTGAAGATTAA
- the infB gene encoding translation initiation factor IF-2 yields the protein MPKIRLNKAVKEFNISMSRLVEFLQSRGFEVESNPNAQLEESAYSALEAEFAKDGEQRKASHEVVITKVPEEKLEIEEKKTPEVIRAKANKPETRILGKIDLEPKKPEVEEAPEAPVAPVATPVEEKKEEIVKEEQPEVKTAPEKQEFKVLDKIDLSQIESRNRPVKKDKPKMEEKKEEVKPVEPVKETPKPAVVEEKKVETPKVEAEPESQEPQKIETVYQKLDGPKIVGEKIDLTQFAPKPGSGAKKKRKRIEKPGGQNNQQGQGNNQNSGNNNQGGQGQGQGGNRPHNNNGGQGGNRQGQGGQGNRPQGQGGQGQGGNRFGNNQGGGNRQGQGGGGFKKGGQNNRPGQRVMPVELTDEQVKNQIKETLEKLTNKGGKSKSAKHRKDKRTFRREQDERQQELEAQDRTLKVTEFITVGELASLMNVSPTEVISACFSLGVMVTMNQRLEADTLLLVADEFGYKIEFSDADLEEGDSEDEIDSEESLVSRAPVVTVMGHVDHGKTSLLDYVRKTNVIAGESGGITQHIGAYNVKLENGQRITFLDTPGHEAFTAMRARGAQITDIAIIVIAADDDVMPQTKEAIAHAQAAQVPMIIAINKVDKPNANPDNIRQQLSGLNPPVLVEEWGGNVQAQEISAKFGNNVDVLLEKVLLQAEMLELKANPDRSANGVVIEASLDKGRGYVATMLVQTGTLRVGDYVVAGKNHGKVKALLDERGKNLVEAGPSIPATILGLDGAPTAGDKFRVYADESEGKAIANKREQLQRELSIRTKKHTTLEELGRRIALGEFKELNIILKGDVDGSVEALSDQLQRLSTEEISVKILHSGVGQITESDINLAAASDAIIIGFNVRAGANAKELADREEIEIRTYSVIYKAIDEVKEAMEGMLSPEIQEQVIGNVEIREVFKISKVGSIAGCMVLTGKVTRQSKVRLLRDGIVKFDGELESLKRFKDDVKEVTKGYECGLNLKGYNDIEIGDILEVYEEVAVKKKLK from the coding sequence ATGCCAAAAATTAGATTAAATAAAGCGGTTAAGGAATTTAACATTTCGATGTCCAGATTAGTAGAGTTTTTACAGTCAAGGGGTTTCGAGGTTGAAAGCAATCCTAACGCTCAATTGGAAGAATCGGCATATTCTGCATTGGAGGCTGAGTTTGCTAAGGATGGCGAACAAAGAAAGGCTTCCCATGAGGTGGTGATCACTAAAGTTCCGGAAGAAAAACTGGAAATTGAAGAAAAGAAAACCCCTGAAGTGATAAGAGCTAAAGCAAATAAACCAGAAACTAGAATTTTAGGTAAAATAGATTTAGAACCTAAGAAGCCTGAAGTTGAGGAAGCTCCTGAAGCTCCTGTGGCTCCTGTTGCGACACCGGTTGAAGAAAAGAAAGAAGAAATCGTGAAAGAAGAACAGCCGGAAGTTAAAACAGCTCCTGAAAAACAGGAATTCAAAGTTTTGGATAAAATTGATTTGTCTCAAATAGAATCTAGAAACAGACCTGTGAAAAAAGACAAGCCAAAAATGGAGGAGAAAAAAGAAGAAGTTAAACCTGTGGAACCAGTAAAAGAAACTCCAAAACCTGCTGTTGTAGAGGAGAAAAAAGTGGAAACTCCAAAAGTAGAAGCTGAGCCTGAATCTCAGGAGCCTCAGAAAATTGAGACAGTGTATCAAAAACTTGACGGTCCTAAGATCGTGGGAGAAAAGATCGACTTGACTCAATTTGCACCAAAACCAGGTTCTGGAGCAAAAAAGAAAAGAAAGAGAATTGAAAAACCTGGTGGCCAGAATAACCAACAAGGTCAGGGGAACAATCAAAACTCAGGAAATAATAACCAAGGCGGACAAGGTCAAGGGCAAGGAGGAAACCGTCCACATAATAACAATGGTGGACAAGGAGGAAACCGTCAAGGTCAGGGAGGACAAGGAAATCGTCCTCAAGGTCAGGGCGGCCAAGGCCAGGGCGGAAACCGTTTTGGAAATAACCAAGGTGGTGGAAACCGTCAGGGACAAGGTGGAGGCGGCTTCAAAAAAGGCGGCCAGAACAACAGACCTGGACAAAGAGTTATGCCAGTTGAGCTGACTGACGAGCAAGTTAAAAACCAGATCAAAGAAACATTAGAAAAGCTTACTAATAAAGGAGGTAAATCTAAATCTGCAAAACACAGAAAAGACAAAAGAACTTTCCGTAGAGAGCAGGATGAGCGTCAGCAGGAGCTTGAAGCACAAGACAGAACTCTTAAAGTAACAGAATTCATCACTGTAGGTGAATTGGCAAGTTTGATGAACGTTTCTCCAACTGAAGTAATTTCTGCTTGTTTCTCACTAGGGGTAATGGTTACCATGAACCAAAGACTTGAAGCTGATACTTTATTATTGGTAGCAGATGAGTTTGGTTATAAAATTGAATTCTCGGATGCTGACCTTGAAGAAGGCGATAGCGAAGATGAAATCGACAGCGAAGAAAGCTTGGTGTCAAGAGCACCGGTAGTTACTGTAATGGGACACGTTGACCATGGTAAAACTTCATTATTGGATTATGTTAGAAAAACTAACGTAATTGCAGGTGAATCTGGAGGTATTACTCAGCACATTGGTGCTTATAACGTGAAACTGGAAAACGGTCAGAGAATTACATTCTTAGATACTCCTGGTCACGAAGCCTTTACGGCAATGAGAGCGAGAGGTGCACAGATCACGGATATTGCGATTATTGTAATTGCTGCCGATGATGATGTTATGCCACAAACGAAAGAAGCAATTGCTCACGCTCAAGCTGCACAGGTACCAATGATTATTGCAATCAATAAAGTTGATAAACCAAATGCAAACCCTGATAACATTCGTCAGCAACTTTCAGGCTTAAACCCTCCGGTTTTAGTTGAAGAATGGGGAGGAAATGTTCAGGCGCAGGAAATTTCAGCGAAGTTTGGTAATAATGTAGATGTATTATTGGAGAAAGTTTTATTACAAGCTGAAATGCTTGAACTAAAAGCAAATCCTGACCGTTCAGCAAACGGTGTTGTTATTGAAGCGTCTTTAGATAAAGGTAGAGGTTATGTTGCTACAATGCTAGTACAAACCGGAACCTTAAGAGTAGGAGACTATGTAGTAGCGGGTAAAAATCATGGTAAAGTAAAAGCTTTACTTGATGAAAGAGGGAAAAACCTTGTGGAAGCGGGGCCTTCAATTCCTGCAACAATCTTAGGTTTGGACGGAGCGCCAACAGCTGGTGATAAATTCCGTGTATATGCTGACGAAAGTGAAGGTAAGGCTATTGCTAACAAGAGAGAGCAGCTTCAGAGAGAACTTTCTATCAGAACGAAAAAACATACAACGCTTGAAGAATTAGGAAGACGTATTGCTTTAGGAGAATTCAAAGAATTGAATATTATTCTTAAAGGTGACGTGGATGGTTCTGTGGAAGCACTTTCCGATCAGTTACAAAGATTGTCAACAGAGGAAATCAGCGTGAAAATTCTTCACTCAGGTGTAGGACAGATCACTGAATCTGATATCAATTTAGCAGCAGCATCAGATGCAATTATCATTGGATTCAACGTGAGAGCAGGTGCTAACGCAAAAGAGCTTGCAGACCGTGAGGAAATTGAAATCAGAACGTACTCTGTAATTTATAAAGCTATAGATGAGGTAAAAGAAGCAATGGAAGGAATGCTTTCTCCGGAAATTCAGGAGCAGGTAATAGGTAATGTTGAAATCCGTGAGGTATTCAAGATTTCTAAAGTTGGTTCCATTGCCGGATGTATGGTTCTTACCGGAAAAGTTACAAGACAATCAAAAGTACGTCTATTAAGAGATGGAATTGTTAAATTTGACGGTGAACTTGAAAGCTTGAAGCGTTTCAAAGATGATGTTAAAGAAGTCACAAAAGGCTACGAATGTGGTCTGAATCTAAAAGGTTATAATGACATCGAAATCGGAGATATTCTTGAAGTTTACGAAGAAGTAGCAGTTAAGAAGAAACTGAAATAA